AGCCCCCcccacatattaatgattgataccatgcaggtaaaaaccaaaggcatatatatgtgcattattactatatttaatatatatatatatatatatatatatatatatatatatatatatatatatatatatatatatatatgcatacacatacaaacccagtgattttttttatttttgggggggtggTAACATCCACTGCcgatccaggaagcaggaacacacggaggcacacgtcaagcactggaaatctgcaacaaaaaccacaaacaaaacacaaaaccaacacggagccgaccaaaacacgagcagcaatcgacccaaatcttgagatccaatcacagtctgagctaagctaccgctagcTAACCCcaaaaacgtgtgtgtgtgtgtgtgtgtgtgtgtgtgtgtgtgtgtgtgtgtgtgtgtgtgtgtgtgtgtgtgtgtgtgtgtgtgtgtgtgtgtgtgtgtgtgtgtgtgtgtgtgtgtgtgtgtgtgtgtgtgtgtgtgtgtgtgtgtgtgtgtgtgtgtgtgtgtgtgtgtgtgtgtgtcacgggaagaagcagccagggatcccgcggcggccagcctgcccggagagacagagcccggccgacgcgggcaggagcacacgcccccacgaaagtggacCTCCGAGACCAGAGggcccgccgcggaggcagtgggggggaccggagacgggcgcggagagagggaaccccccaacagggcgacacctgcgcgggcccgacaacggagggccccagacccaggcatcccattcattcatccattcacctatccgatatctatactaataataatatgatatactatacacaataatgataattaaaaaaattataatattaataaccatctttgtataacataatattaataaattattacattttgttgtcctgccaatggaggaaGTCGGctggattattgtaacgccTTGTACGTTGGTGTTAGTCAGACCggcctgtctcgtcttcagctgATGCAAAATGCTGCTGCACGGATTTGAACAAGAACACGAAAGAAAGAGCACATTACTCTTGTTTTATCCTCACTGCACTGGCTGCCTGTCTATTTAGAGTTCATTTTAAAatccttttatttgtttttctatctCTAAATAGTCTTGCCCTGCCCTACCTCTCTGAGCTGTTGCATTCACACCCTCCTTCTAGGTCGCTCAGATCAGCTGACCAAGGTATAATATGATCCAGCCCTAATTTGCTAGTTTGCTGTTGTAGCCCCCAAATTGTGGAATGCGTTACCAGTAAATAACAGACAGTCCTCTTTCTTGGCCATTTTAAAATAACTTCTCAAGACCCACCTTTTGTGCCAAGTTTTTTTACCCAGTATGAGATGTTGACTTTAacttgttttaatttattttcattattttttatcttgatcttatttatctatttatttaattcttCACCTGTTAACCCCTAGGGATTTTGGAGCTGAATTTTACCTAAACAagcctatccaaattaaatcaacaatatcctCACAATTATAAGGACGATATGCATAATattggtctcaatggatagaTAAGAActcacagcatacatttccagtgtcagaaaaaatgtgaatgttcacatgcaTGAGCAAATTGTGACaagccaaagaaaaaaaaattaaatctttatccttgtctaattttttttttttagtttgcaccgtggaagcagcagcgggatgaccagagggggggggggacgtcagcagcacacagcagacatcaacgtaggcaggtggaagcagcaactggatgaccggggatgggggggggaggcaccgcccagcggatcatgtcggtgcccccctgcagcataagcctatagcagcatatctaccgcaaagctatatttgagacgaactattatagtcttgttctatagctgcaactatgactactgactctaacacactagagtttacactacctagagatttaccaacaccagctaaaagtttactaaacactaaccataggctttactaaacagaaaggttttaagtttagttttaaaggtggaggtggtgtcagcctccttaacccagatttgaAGTTgattccatagtaatggtgcctgatagcagaatgcccgccctccaaatctacatttagatactctaggaactacgagtaaacctgcactctgagagcggagagctcttccaggaacataaggcactatcaggtcttgtaaatactgcagagctgagccgttttgggctttatatgcaagtaataaaattttaaattggattctgaattttacaggtagccaatggagcgacgctaacactggagagatgtggtctctcctgctgattcctgtcagcactcgcgctgctgcattttggatcagctggagtctattcagcaaattacttggacatcctgctaataacacattacagtaatctagtctagaagataaaaacgcatgaactagtttttctgcatcactctgcgagacgattttcctaatttttgcaatattacggagatggaaaaacgctattttacaaacctcattaacatatggtttaaatgacaaatcctaatcgaaaacaacaccaaggtttctcacagttgcactggaagccatcgcaacaccatctaatcccttcctaagatgctctggaccaagaatgataacctctgttttatctgaatttagaagcaagaattttctggacatccagtccttgatgtccctaagacatgcctgaagtttaactaacggttctgtttcatccggcttcatagacaaatacagctgcgtatcatcagcataacaatgaaagtgtatgccgtgattctggattatacttcccaacggctgcatgtataaactgaacaagattggccctagcactgaaccctgcggaacgcCATAActgacccttgactgttctgaagaaacctcatgtacatgaacaaactggaacctgtcagataggtatgatttaaaccaacatagagctgtccctttaatcccaacaacatgctctaacctgtgcagtaaaatgctgatctacagtgtcaaaagcagcactgaggtccagtagaaccagtatggacactaatcccttatctgaggccataagaagttcattcgtaactcgaaccagtgctgtctctgtgctatgatgcattctgaaccctgactgaaagacttcaaacagataatttctatacaagtagtcacataactggcttgaaactgccttttccagaattttagacacaaatcgGAAGGTTGGAAATATAGCCTATagttagctaaggtgtctgggtcaagagaaggttttttaagtaaaggtttaattactgccactttgaaagcctgtggtacatatcctaagcttagggataggttgatttggtccagtattgtcgcaccaataagagaaaaaacatttttgaatagtcgggATGGgatctaacatacatgtggtagacttagctctattaacgagtgaagtcagctcagggaggtctataggatcaaaacagtctagagtcaagtcagagcctagggaagtcgctaaagctgaagaaacgcccacaaccggctggttgatttcttctctaattctcgtgattttactgttaaagaagcccataaagtcttcactactgagagctgcaggaatgcacggctccacagagttgtgactctttgtcagcctggctacagtgctgaaaactaaaatagttgtctctaggcgctttccagagacccagaacataaacccctgagcaattatgacataaacataacatacacaatggcatgtaaaaaaaactttGCTACCGACGTCACTACCTCTCATCCACACatgccccttttccaccaaaccagttccaggctggttctgggccggtgctggttcacaactcgttcaacttgcaaaccagctgaaaaccggtttgctttttcaTAGCTTGGGATGCCAAGCGGAGCCACGTCagtacgtcactgcaaacgtcagttacgacgctgcaaacatcagttacgtcgctgcgatTGCATTGGCgcaaaagttgaagcaacaacaacgtatttgctctaatacggacTTGGTCTGCGTAGCTCCCTCCATGGACAATAtcactaaaagacaggttgtttcctccacagaccactgctgctgctggatccGTATTAATTCATCTCTTGTTTGAAAATGTCACCGTCTTGCTTTTGCTGTTGGTCTGAACAACTCCGCCCcctaagcggttctttcctctggcccagcaaagagttggtgctaccttgaaCCGGGTTTTCTGGtctggagccagttctttgtcgtgtgtgtgtgtgtgtgtgtgtgtgtgtgtgtgtgtgtgtgtgtgtgtgtgtgtgtgtgtgtgtgcgtgtgtgtgtgtgtgtgtgtgtgtgtgtgtgtgtgtgtgtgtgtgtgtgtgtgtgtgtgtgtgtgtgtgtgtgtgtgtgtgtgtgtgtgtgtgtcaatagTTAGACAATAGTAGAATGGGTTTTCAGTGTGTTTCAGTAGCTTTCAAACTTTACACTTCTTATGTAGATGTATAAGAAGTCTCATCTGAAGGTGTTGTACTGTTAAGAACTAGTTGTAACAAAATAtgtttaacattagtcctcagaAGATAAACTTAATTGTCTCACAGGAAAGAACCTGAGAGGCAGCACTTGATTAAAACTGAAAAGACTTTTGATAATGCAGCTAAGATAATGTAAGTGAtcttctctgttacagaatcataaaggaagacccaaaaaacactgctgtgatgattgcaagaaagtcttcaccacttcatcaaacctgaagatccataagaaaattcacactggagacaagcctttcagatgtgatcagtgtggagcgactTTTGCCCGAAAAGGTCATCTAAAgcaacaccaacgtattcacactggagacaagcctttcagatgtgatcagtgtggagaggCTTTTGCCCGCCAAGGTTCTCTAacgattcaccaacgtattcacactggagaaaagccttacagatgtgatcagtgtggagcagcttttaccatatCAAGTAATCTAacgattcaccaacgtattcacactggagacaagccttacagctgtgatcagtgtggagtggcttttgcccagcaaatTACTTTAacgattcaccaacgtattcacactggaaacaagccttacagatgtgatcagtgtggggcggcTTTCGCCCATCGAAGTGCTCTAACGATTCACCAACATATTCACACTGgaaacaagccttacagatgtgatcagtgtggagcggcttttgcccagccAAGTGCTCTAacgattcaccaacgtattcacactggagaaaagccttacagatgtgatcagtgtggggtgGCTTTCGCCCATCGAAGTTCTctaacgagtcaccaacgtattcacactggagaaaagccttacagatgtgatcagtgtggagcagcttttaccacatcaagtaatCTAAGgaatcaccaacgtattcacactggataaaaagtttacatttgtgatcatttctgatattatttattttgagaGTTCAGTTAAAATGCACCAATTTAGTTTGAAAGACATCATTCTGGTGGTTAGATTGTGGGAAATTTTTtgaatcatttttttaaaaagcagcagatttTTACAGCTGTAAGAGCTGTTCAGTTATAATCAGATTTAGAAAATGAAGTATAAAGATTCAAttcaaaagtctttattttgaacatgatggTAGTGTAAGTAACAGACATGCTTTAAAATTAGACCCTCATTATTAGATGTTATATGTTTTACACAAAGGTGAGACAGCCTGATAGACATGAGTTTAGTTCTTTAGTTATTCTGAGAGAAATACATATGAGGGTATGATTCTGTTAAATACTGTTTTACATTAGCCATTTTCTtctttgtaatgttttttttttgtttgtttttcttgaaaTGTTTACGTTTCCCAGAGTTGTTGTCATTGGTCTGCatttaaaaattaatttaaataaatcagTTCTTAACTTTGTCTGGATTTTCACCAAGATTCACTGTGGACACAACAGACATTTGCTCTTGATGACTTACATCTGGGGTGCAATCCAATATTATGACATAGTATTTTAAATTGTTGATTTCTGACACCATTGTGTCAACTATTTTATCACTGACACAGGCTATCAACTCATTTTGAATCGTTTTACCCAGGTATGTGATGTGCTCTGCTGCACTGTCGATGCTTCTCATATGATCTCTCAACACAGGATCAAATTAAGCTAGCAGTTCAACTTCTTTAAGAAAGTTCCCATTGGTGGATATTatgttatacaaagatggttattaatactattattattattattattattgtgtatagtatatcatattattagtatagatatcggataggtgaatggatggatgaatgaatgggatgcctgggtctggggccctccgttgtcgggcccgcgcgggtgtcgccctgttggggggttccctctctccgggcccgtctccggtcccccccacgGCCTCCGCAGCGGGGCACCcttctggtcttggagggccactttcgtgggggcgggtgctcctgcccgcgtcggcggtcggggcggctctgtctctccgggcaggctggcccctcgccgggtgggggtcgttggcctagGGGGTGacggcctcctggccacgtgtccggcccggaccgggtggccggggattgcctgggtcgcgctccgccgccgcgggatccctggctgcttcttcccggtgggggggggcctcgctggcggtgggttgcctcccgccctcttctcacCCTCTGTGgagttgccggtggcctgggttccgggcttccttgtcggcccctggtctcgtGGCTGGCAAGGGACTAAATGGATATTTCGCAGAAGAAAAGTGGTTCAGGAACGATGTGTGTGGTGGTTGGTTGTAAGAACTCGAGGAAGCACCTGAACGAGTGGTCAGATAGAGAGTGCTGCGACCACAAACCAGCTACAAAGAGACACGTCCATGCGCtcctttgtttacttttttttttggaagccAAGGACCTGGCTGAAGGCATTACATCTAAAAAACCACAGCGCAACATTTTTGTCTGTTCACAccactttgttgacaaaaaacCATGGGTTATAATCGCTCTCCCTAGCACACGAGGTGTAAACTCACCCGGCGGATCCGCTGCCTTGAATCTGAGGGTAAGTTCAGCAACTTTAGCTATGAATCTGACAATACTGTTAATTATGAAGAAGTTGTCATACACTAACATTGCTACTGGTATTTTGCTAAGGCAGTTGATGGTTTCGGAGATGGGACAAACAATGGCCACCATAGCTacattaagtgtgtgtgtgtgtgtgtgtgtgtgtgtgtgtgtgtgtgtgtgtgtgtgtgtgtgtgtgtgtgtgtgtgtgtgtgtgtgtgtgtgtgtgtgtta
This genomic window from Cololabis saira isolate AMF1-May2022 chromosome 8, fColSai1.1, whole genome shotgun sequence contains:
- the LOC133449028 gene encoding zinc finger protein 239-like — translated: MEQLLDFGRMETEQNPDPEKDRDQDQNRDRDQEDQGQVCSKSSTKTVFSSAGLQNHKGRPKKHCCDDCKKVFTTSSNLKIHKKIHTGDKPFRCDQCGATFARKGHLKQHQRIHTGDKPFRCDQCGEAFARQGSLTIHQRIHTGEKPYRCDQCGAAFTISSNLTIHQRIHTGDKPYSCDQCGVAFAQQITLTIHQRIHTGNKPYRCDQCGAAFAHRSALTIHQHIHTGNKPYRCDQCGAAFAQPSALTIHQRIHTGEKPYRCDQCGVAFAHRSSLTSHQRIHTGEKPYRCDQCGAAFTTSSNLRNHQRIHTG